The window CTTTTATTTTTATTTCCCATAAGATGCCTGAGATCTTTGAACTGGCTGACCGGTATACTGTATTCCGAAACGGGGAGTTCATAGGAGAAGGAGCCATAGGGGATACGACTCCGGAAGCGGTGACCGGACTGATGGTAGGAGAGACTTATTCTGCCGGGGAAGTCTATGAGAAGCGAAACCCTGGAGAAGTGGTGCTGGAGCTTAATGAGTTCTCAGGGCCAGGATTTGAACAGGTGTCTTTGCAGATCAAAAAAGGCCAGATCATCGGGCTGACCGGACTCCAGGGCTCCGGAAGCAGTGAGTTGATGCAGTGCATGTTCGGAGTCACAAGGTCTGTATCAGGGGAGATGAGGATCAGAGGCAAACGGGTGCCTTCCCATTCTATCCACAAAGCCATGAAGTCTAAAATTGCCATGCTGGCTTCCAACAGGAAAGAAAATTCCGTCATTCCTGATATGAACCTGCTGGAAAACATGTATCTGGCGGAACACACCTTGTCAGCGGCCAGGCCTCACATACGAAAACAGAGGGAAGAAGAGCGGTTTGAAAAGTATAAGGCCCTGTTAAATATCAAGGCCGGAAGCAGCCGGAATTCTATCATATCCTTAAGCGGGGGAAACCAGCAGAAGGTGTTTATTGCCAGGTGGCTGAATACTGATGCTGATATTCTGCTGTTTGATAATCCTACCCAGGGAATCGATGTGGGGGCCAAGGCAGAGATTTACAGGCTGATACTGGAAATGGCAAAAGAGGGAAAGACGATTCTCATCAATACCCTGGAAATACCGGAGATCCAGAAGGTAGCTGATTGCTGCGCAGTTTTTTATAACGGCAGGATCATCAAAATTCTGGAACACGAGGAAATCAATGAGACAACGGTCATGCTGTATTCCACAAATGCCGTGAACCAGGAAATAGGAGGATGAAGAGATGAAGGCAGGAGAAAAGAAAAGCGGAATGTCCCTGGGCGTTGTATCCAGATGGTGCGGGGAATTCAGCTTTATTATCGTGTTTGTGCTGATTTTTGCGGTGTATGCTTTAACCAGCAACGGGCTGACCTGGAGCGGGAC of the Lacrimispora indolis DSM 755 genome contains:
- a CDS encoding sugar ABC transporter ATP-binding protein; its protein translation is MSLLEMNGICKTFNGIQVLKGVRLKVEQGEVHALLGENGAGKSTLMNVLTGVFPKDSGTIAFDGKEIHTITIRQSEELGIAFVHQELNLFNDLKVYENIFLGKEYKNRLGKLNKQKMMEETKELFHELGVDINPGELVADLKTSQKQMLEIAKALFFNAKLLILDEPTTSLNNEEVKHLFTIVNHLKKAGTSFIFISHKMPEIFELADRYTVFRNGEFIGEGAIGDTTPEAVTGLMVGETYSAGEVYEKRNPGEVVLELNEFSGPGFEQVSLQIKKGQIIGLTGLQGSGSSELMQCMFGVTRSVSGEMRIRGKRVPSHSIHKAMKSKIAMLASNRKENSVIPDMNLLENMYLAEHTLSAARPHIRKQREEERFEKYKALLNIKAGSSRNSIISLSGGNQQKVFIARWLNTDADILLFDNPTQGIDVGAKAEIYRLILEMAKEGKTILINTLEIPEIQKVADCCAVFYNGRIIKILEHEEINETTVMLYSTNAVNQEIGG